In Hymenobacter gelipurpurascens, one DNA window encodes the following:
- a CDS encoding pectinesterase family protein: MKFIVLLLLSWLTLGQSFAADLVVAQDGSGQFRTVQAAIDAVPNQSQKQVVIRIKPGVYKEKLVVSALKTHISLIGDDQNATILTFDDHTGKGDINTYTSHSVLIQGNDFRAENLTFQNTAGRTAGQAVALHVEADRCVFHNCWILGDQDTLFLATDHTRQYFQNCHIEGTTDFIFGASTAVFDKCVVLSKKNSHITAASTPQGQAYGFVFLNCRLLADTAQATNVSLGRPWRPYAKVAYLNTYMGTHIRPEGWDNWKNPENEKTAFYAEYRSSGPGAAATRRVAWSRQLTAKEARHYTLQNIFASQQAWNPVKLKK; the protein is encoded by the coding sequence ATGAAATTTATAGTGCTTCTGTTGCTTAGCTGGCTCACGCTAGGCCAGTCGTTTGCCGCTGACCTGGTAGTGGCGCAGGATGGCAGCGGGCAGTTCCGGACAGTGCAAGCCGCCATTGATGCCGTCCCGAACCAGTCGCAGAAGCAGGTGGTGATTCGCATCAAGCCCGGCGTGTACAAGGAAAAGCTGGTCGTATCGGCACTGAAAACGCATATTTCCCTGATTGGTGACGATCAGAATGCGACTATCCTCACTTTCGATGACCACACTGGCAAAGGCGACATCAACACTTACACGTCGCACTCGGTCCTCATTCAGGGCAACGACTTCCGGGCCGAAAATCTCACGTTTCAGAACACGGCGGGCCGCACGGCCGGGCAAGCCGTGGCCTTGCACGTAGAAGCCGACCGTTGCGTGTTCCATAATTGCTGGATTCTCGGCGACCAGGATACCCTGTTTCTGGCAACGGACCACACCCGCCAGTATTTTCAGAATTGCCACATCGAGGGCACTACTGATTTCATCTTCGGGGCCAGCACGGCGGTATTTGATAAGTGCGTGGTGCTGAGTAAAAAGAACTCGCATATTACGGCGGCCTCTACTCCGCAAGGACAGGCCTACGGCTTTGTGTTTCTGAATTGCCGACTGCTGGCCGATACTGCGCAGGCCACCAACGTATCATTAGGTCGGCCCTGGCGGCCGTATGCCAAGGTGGCCTATCTGAATACATACATGGGCACCCACATCCGGCCCGAGGGCTGGGACAACTGGAAGAACCCGGAAAACGAAAAAACGGCCTTCTATGCCGAGTACCGCTCCAGCGGCCCCGGTGCCGCCGCTACCCGGCGCGTGGCATGGTCTCGGCAGCTTACGGCCAAGGAAG